A stretch of Tigriopus californicus strain San Diego chromosome 11, Tcal_SD_v2.1, whole genome shotgun sequence DNA encodes these proteins:
- the LOC131890641 gene encoding uncharacterized protein LOC131890641: MSSKRRTGSPTLRAKKDNLAKHEISEGHKSKTRDITSSSKLSFPTVAKIPKCEKLKSAELQIAVAVCCHMSINTIDHLGEVIKKNSEGSTLQDLRLHRTKCSRLIDHVLSPALKGEQTADMAGQPYSLLVDESTDVSDKKNLCLIVKYFSCKTEKVESSYLGLFPVSEATGEALFDTVKAALEEAGLSLKNCIGLGSDGASNMVGDHNSLWSRIKIASPNCILFKCVCHSLALCVEKAFDVLPSHIGFLMAEVSAWFGRSPLWKEEYRAHCKTTEHR; this comes from the exons atgtcttcaaagaGACGTACTGGAAGTCCG ACACTGAGGGCCAAAAAGGACAATTTGGCAAAGCATGAGATCAGCGAGGGTCACAAGAGCAAAACTAGGGACATTACATCCTCTTCCAAACTGTCTTTCCCTACTGTGGCCAAGATTCCAAAGTGCGAAAAACTCAAGTCAGCTGAGCTACAGATTGCCGTTGCCGTCTGCTGTCATATGTCCATCAATACGATTGATCATCTCGGTGAAGTCATCAAGAAAAACTCAGAAGGGAGCACACTGCAGGATCTCCGCCTCCATCGCACGAAGTGTTCCAGATTGATCGATCATGTATTGTCACCCGCATTGAAGGGGGAACAAACAGCGGATATGGCCGGACAACCCTACTCCCTTCTTGTAGATGAATCAACGGATGTCAGTGACAAGAAAAACCTTTGCCTGATTGTGAAGTATTTCAGTTGcaaaacagaaaaagtggAGTCCAGCTATCTTGGCCTATTCCCTGTGAGTGAGGCTACTGGAGAAGCTCTTTTTGACACAGTCAAGGCTGCTCTTGAAGAGGCTGGCCTGTCTTTGAAAAACTGCATTGGCTTGGGCAGCGATGGGGCATCAAATATGGTCGGTGATCACAATTCCCTCTGGTCTCGTATCAAGATTGCTTCTCCAAACTGTATCCTCTTCAAGTGTGTTTGTCACAGCTTAGCACTTTGTGTCGAAAAAGCATTTGATGTGCTGCCAAGTCATATTGGCTTTCTCATGGCAGAAGTGTCGGCCTGGTTCGGAAGGAGTCCTTTGTGGAAGGAGGAATATCGCGCTCATTGCAAGACCACTGAGCATAGGTAA